In Amycolatopsis jiangsuensis, the following proteins share a genomic window:
- a CDS encoding MarR family winged helix-turn-helix transcriptional regulator produces the protein MNAEDHAEVDLPLITLLQRGARWFSEELQERLNAAGVAPITPAHAAVLAHLNPETSLSIAELARRAGVTRQTMHRAVTQLVEEGLLTSTPGPGFPRSTLIGLTAAGCRRSQVASDVLRDLEEDLESRLGPAGLTELRAGLTRAWPR, from the coding sequence ATGAACGCCGAGGATCACGCGGAGGTGGACCTGCCGCTCATCACGCTGCTGCAGCGAGGTGCCCGCTGGTTCTCCGAGGAGTTGCAGGAGCGCTTGAACGCCGCAGGCGTGGCACCCATCACTCCGGCGCACGCGGCCGTGCTCGCGCACCTGAACCCCGAGACATCGCTGAGCATCGCCGAGCTCGCGCGCCGTGCCGGCGTCACCCGCCAGACAATGCATCGCGCTGTCACACAGCTCGTCGAAGAAGGCCTGTTGACCAGTACGCCGGGGCCGGGGTTCCCGCGCAGCACCCTCATCGGATTGACCGCCGCGGGTTGCCGGCGTTCTCAGGTCGCGTCTGACGTCCTTCGTGACCTGGAAGAAGATCTCGAGAGCCGGCTGGGTCCCGCAGGACTGACGGAGTTGCGCGCCGGCCTGACGCGCGCGTGGCCACGATGA